A section of the Deltaproteobacteria bacterium genome encodes:
- a CDS encoding ABC transporter ATP-binding protein translates to MLLIALLFAGIAEGIGISAMLPLLTITLGGSGAAAGKKATQAEQMIQHIFDWLGFTPTLEFLLILIFFTFLIKTLLVLFANKRVGYTVAQLTTDLRHQALKAFIMAGWEFHLSQPIGRLSSAMGGETAQTAKAYAAGVSMIVVVIHTMIYIGVAMMVSWKATLVALAAGVLIWYPLNHFVKKARKAGRRQVKLRRSLSSFFVDTIQSMKPLKAMAREDRAEAVLISKTNKLKKALQREIISKESLSAYQEIMLVTFLLIAIYVAIAVWHMAASTVLILIVLLRRILSKLGKIQKQYQLMSIQEVGYWTMTKTIETARNMREKNLGQQKPVLRHAIRLQEVTFAYGEHNILDNASLTFPAGKITAIVGPSGAGKTTIVDLVIGLLRPQKGEIWIDDLPLAEVDIRQWRRMIGYVSQEPILLHDSIFINVTLGDPNVTEKEVREALKKAEVWDFVATMPKGMYSSVGQRGLRLSGGQRQRVAIARALVHQPELLILDEATTALDPKSEAAICATLRRLRGDLTILAISHQPAVLEVADQAYRVQNGTVVPVSIIAKSDAVLQEVNVSSDEKPQTGCAVKKTP, encoded by the coding sequence ATGCTGCTGATAGCTCTCCTCTTTGCCGGCATTGCCGAGGGTATTGGTATATCGGCGATGCTGCCGCTGCTTACCATTACACTGGGCGGCTCCGGAGCAGCAGCCGGGAAAAAGGCCACGCAGGCCGAGCAGATGATCCAGCATATTTTTGACTGGCTCGGCTTTACGCCAACGCTGGAATTTTTGCTCATCCTCATCTTTTTTACCTTCCTGATCAAAACCCTGCTGGTGTTGTTCGCTAACAAACGCGTCGGCTATACAGTGGCACAGTTAACCACTGATTTGCGCCACCAGGCGTTAAAGGCCTTCATTATGGCGGGGTGGGAGTTTCATCTGTCCCAGCCAATCGGCAGGCTATCGTCAGCCATGGGCGGCGAGACAGCTCAGACAGCCAAAGCATACGCAGCCGGCGTTTCCATGATTGTTGTCGTCATCCACACAATGATCTATATAGGTGTGGCCATGATGGTTTCCTGGAAGGCAACATTGGTCGCCCTGGCTGCCGGCGTCCTGATCTGGTATCCCCTGAACCACTTCGTCAAGAAAGCCAGAAAAGCCGGCCGCCGTCAGGTGAAGCTGAGGCGATCTCTGTCGTCTTTTTTTGTGGACACAATTCAATCCATGAAACCACTCAAAGCCATGGCGCGCGAGGACCGGGCGGAAGCTGTTCTCATTTCCAAGACCAACAAACTGAAAAAGGCTTTGCAGAGGGAAATTATAAGCAAAGAGTCTTTGTCAGCCTATCAGGAAATAATGCTGGTAACCTTTCTGCTCATTGCCATTTACGTGGCAATCGCTGTCTGGCATATGGCAGCGAGCACCGTGTTGATCTTGATAGTGCTGTTGCGCCGCATCCTGAGCAAGTTGGGCAAGATTCAGAAGCAGTACCAGCTGATGAGCATCCAGGAAGTCGGTTACTGGACAATGACCAAAACCATTGAGACGGCCCGTAATATGCGAGAGAAGAACCTCGGCCAGCAGAAGCCAGTGCTGAGGCATGCCATTCGGTTGCAGGAGGTGACATTTGCCTACGGTGAACACAACATCCTCGACAATGCCTCCCTTACCTTCCCGGCTGGAAAGATCACCGCAATTGTTGGGCCGTCGGGAGCTGGAAAAACCACCATTGTGGATCTGGTGATCGGGCTCTTGCGTCCACAGAAAGGTGAGATCTGGATAGACGACCTGCCGCTGGCCGAAGTGGACATTCGCCAGTGGCGGCGCATGATCGGTTATGTGTCCCAGGAGCCTATTCTGCTGCACGATTCCATTTTCATCAACGTCACTCTCGGAGATCCGAACGTCACTGAAAAAGAGGTGCGTGAAGCCTTGAAGAAGGCCGAGGTCTGGGACTTCGTTGCCACGATGCCCAAGGGGATGTACAGTTCCGTGGGACAGCGTGGCCTGAGATTGTCCGGAGGCCAGCGGCAGCGCGTTGCTATAGCCCGGGCACTCGTACACCAGCCCGAGTTGCTCATTTTGGACGAGGCCACCACCGCCCTCGATCCGAAAAGTGAAGCGGCCATCTGTGCTACCCTGCGAAGGCTCCGGGGTGATCTTACGATCCTGGCAATCTCCCACCAGCCTGCTGTACTGGAGGTTGCCGACCAGGCCTACCGGGTGCAGAACGGCACAGTGGTCCCTGTAAGCATAATTGCCAAGAGCGATGCTGTCTTGCAAGAAGTCAATGTTAGCTCTGACGAGAAACCGCAGACAGGCTGTGCAGTCAAGAAAACACCTTGA
- a CDS encoding sulfotransferase, which yields MSRIEAKRPYRDPVFVVGMPRSGTTLIQGILCNTGYYFPVPETHFFSRVGYGLPEQLDEKNRKKIQHLLKKKARIEVDEEIICSLESQKEIFEYIIDIFNEENKNTFLEKTPRHVFFYSKILHYYPTAKFICMIREPKNVVSSQKTRTKIERKSITRLALLYNKIAAAIIQIKNENNVFLVRYEDLTSETEKVVHNLWQFLDIPFGGQGVPDIAAPEKIVQEHEFWKRKNIELNEIVRNDPDKWQAALTVDQAHLVSSITRNYARQFGYDVRPSYILACGGLLRDIPNLFSQRERKRLFSKLHG from the coding sequence ATGAGCCGAATAGAAGCCAAAAGGCCTTATCGAGATCCTGTGTTTGTCGTGGGGATGCCCAGGTCCGGCACCACATTGATCCAGGGAATCCTGTGCAACACAGGATATTATTTCCCAGTGCCCGAGACCCACTTTTTTTCGCGGGTGGGGTATGGCTTGCCTGAACAGTTAGATGAAAAAAACAGGAAGAAAATACAGCATCTTTTAAAGAAAAAAGCAAGAATCGAAGTAGATGAAGAAATTATCTGCAGTCTAGAGTCGCAAAAAGAAATATTTGAATATATTATTGATATATTTAATGAAGAGAACAAGAATACTTTCCTAGAGAAAACCCCCAGGCATGTATTTTTTTATTCAAAGATACTTCATTATTACCCGACGGCTAAATTTATCTGCATGATTCGTGAGCCGAAAAATGTGGTCAGTTCACAAAAAACTAGGACCAAGATTGAAAGGAAATCAATAACACGGCTAGCCCTTCTATATAACAAAATTGCCGCAGCTATAATACAAATCAAAAATGAAAACAATGTATTTCTAGTTAGGTATGAAGATTTAACTTCTGAAACAGAAAAAGTTGTTCACAATCTATGGCAGTTCTTGGATATCCCGTTTGGCGGCCAGGGAGTTCCTGATATTGCCGCCCCGGAGAAGATTGTCCAGGAACATGAATTCTGGAAAAGAAAAAACATTGAGCTGAATGAAATCGTCAGAAATGATCCCGACAAATGGCAGGCGGCGCTTACTGTCGACCAGGCTCATCTGGTAAGCTCTATCACGAGGAATTATGCCAGGCAATTTGGCTATGACGTGCGGCCCAGTTATATTCTTGCCTGCGGCGGCCTTCTGCGGGATATACCGAACTTGTTCTCCCAGAGAGAGAGAAAGAGATTGTTTTCCAAATTGCACGGCTAG
- a CDS encoding sulfotransferase: MIYQEFLTKISQKTLGRSATDAMIARDGKITFKRFRKQRRRLNELKREFRCRSDQLKALQRSCAAHMQTVESPLVLISQLQRSGGTLLSQLFDGHPEVHAHPHELKIGFPTKYVWPEFHLDEEPERWLQVLFEPVVLKHFKSGYKKQKNMDETFLFLFLPAVQKELFLRHLGELASVTQRDVFNAYMTSYFGAWLNNQNSAGQKKFIIAFTARLAMDESNVKSFFEIYPDGRLISIIRDPKNWYPSAARHKPSIYGNIRESLQLWRENAEAMLRNKALYGERVCVLTFEDLILHTEAVMRFLADFLQIAFDDCLLIPSFNKFPIRANTSFKDQQAGIIESTLNRYKTLTQEQLQIIADMTTGLYREVLKICSKIS; the protein is encoded by the coding sequence ATGATTTATCAAGAATTTTTGACAAAAATTTCGCAGAAGACATTGGGGCGCAGTGCTACAGACGCCATGATTGCCAGAGACGGCAAAATTACTTTCAAGCGTTTTCGCAAGCAGAGGCGCCGCCTCAATGAACTGAAAAGGGAATTTCGCTGTCGCAGTGATCAGTTAAAGGCCTTGCAGCGGTCGTGCGCAGCACACATGCAAACTGTGGAGTCGCCTCTTGTCCTTATCTCTCAGCTCCAGCGTTCCGGTGGCACGCTGTTGAGCCAGCTCTTCGATGGTCATCCTGAAGTTCATGCCCACCCCCACGAGCTGAAAATTGGTTTTCCAACAAAATACGTGTGGCCTGAATTTCATCTTGATGAAGAACCAGAACGGTGGCTGCAAGTCCTGTTCGAGCCGGTTGTTCTGAAGCATTTCAAAAGCGGCTACAAAAAGCAGAAAAACATGGATGAAACGTTTCTGTTTCTGTTCCTGCCAGCTGTTCAAAAGGAGCTCTTTTTGCGACATCTGGGCGAACTGGCTTCAGTTACCCAACGGGATGTGTTCAATGCTTACATGACCTCCTATTTCGGGGCCTGGCTCAACAACCAGAACAGTGCTGGCCAGAAAAAATTCATCATTGCTTTCACTGCCAGGCTGGCCATGGATGAGAGCAATGTAAAATCGTTCTTCGAAATCTACCCTGACGGTCGGCTGATATCCATCATCAGAGATCCCAAGAACTGGTATCCTTCAGCAGCAAGGCACAAGCCTTCGATTTATGGCAATATCAGGGAATCATTGCAGTTGTGGAGAGAGAATGCCGAGGCAATGCTCCGCAACAAAGCACTGTATGGCGAGCGCGTCTGTGTTCTGACGTTCGAAGATTTAATACTACACACTGAAGCAGTCATGCGTTTTTTAGCCGACTTTTTGCAGATTGCTTTTGATGATTGCCTGTTGATTCCTTCATTCAACAAATTCCCTATCAGGGCCAACACCTCGTTCAAAGACCAGCAAGCCGGGATCATCGAAAGCACACTAAACAGATACAAGACATTGACGCAGGAACAGTTACAAATTATTGCAGATATGACGACTGGGCTGTATAGAGAAGTATTGAAGATCTGTTCGAAAATATCGTGA
- a CDS encoding sulfotransferase translates to MIRKLCNDKELQLEYLQQTCLQHILAVTEPLVLISQIQRSGGSLLSQLFDGHPQIHAHPHELMLGYKKKYIWPRIDLNDSPERWFTVLFERMVLEHSQKGYKKGRRDKEAFAFFFVPSLQKEIFLACLKSRGTRTLRQVFDAYMTSYFGAWINNQNMHGRKKIVTAFTPRLSEHRDNVARFFDVYPDGRLITIVRDPKNWYPSALRHVPEKYGDLKQAVSQWNNNTRAAILNKKHYGERMCIIAFEDLLAKAEAVMHHLAEFLDIEFADILLLPTFNKFPIKAHTSFEATRAGILSGPLSRYETLTGQQLRAIEGMTAETYAEVMALAAVFD, encoded by the coding sequence ATGATCAGGAAGCTTTGTAATGACAAGGAACTGCAATTGGAGTACTTGCAGCAAACCTGCCTGCAGCACATTTTAGCCGTTACTGAACCGCTCGTTCTCATTTCTCAGATCCAGCGCTCGGGCGGCTCGCTCCTGAGTCAACTATTTGATGGACATCCGCAGATACACGCTCATCCACACGAGCTGATGCTGGGCTATAAGAAAAAGTACATCTGGCCAAGAATTGATCTCAACGATTCACCTGAGCGCTGGTTTACAGTTCTCTTTGAAAGGATGGTCCTGGAACATTCCCAGAAGGGCTACAAGAAAGGACGGCGGGACAAGGAAGCCTTTGCCTTCTTTTTTGTGCCCTCTCTGCAGAAGGAAATCTTCTTGGCGTGCCTCAAGTCCAGGGGAACTCGAACATTGCGTCAGGTCTTCGATGCCTATATGACCTCTTATTTTGGTGCCTGGATAAACAATCAGAACATGCACGGCCGCAAGAAGATTGTGACCGCTTTTACCCCCAGACTGTCTGAGCACAGGGACAACGTGGCTCGCTTTTTTGACGTCTATCCAGATGGCCGCTTGATCACCATTGTCCGGGATCCCAAGAACTGGTATCCGTCTGCCCTGCGACACGTGCCAGAAAAATACGGAGACCTCAAGCAGGCCGTCAGCCAGTGGAACAACAACACCCGGGCAGCAATTTTGAACAAGAAGCACTATGGCGAGCGCATGTGCATCATTGCCTTTGAAGACCTGCTCGCCAAGGCTGAGGCTGTGATGCATCATCTGGCCGAGTTCCTGGATATAGAATTTGCTGATATTCTCTTGCTGCCAACCTTTAACAAGTTTCCGATCAAAGCCCACACGAGCTTCGAAGCGACCAGGGCTGGTATCTTGTCCGGTCCGCTGTCCAGGTACGAAACACTGACAGGACAACAGTTGCGGGCCATTGAAGGCATGACGGCGGAGACCTATGCAGAGGTCATGGCTCTAGCGGCGGTCTTTGATTGA
- a CDS encoding sulfotransferase, giving the protein MARRLLGNSVTDSIIAEGGKIGLRRSCKLRWRFSRLDREFKHGVGWLERSLRAYQQQISPLAAPLVLISQLECSGGALLTQLLDGHPELHVHPGELQIGYPERDTWPKIDLDKTPLEWFEILFEDSVVDYFRDGFGKLESCQDSFLFIFLPPLQRDLFVKYLPTLDSITLRDVFDAYMTSYFGAWVNNQNMVGEKRFITALASELAHTDENMESYFEIYPEGRLISVIREPQDWYFSARDCCHDKFADLRQALSQWNKSAAAVLRNRQKYGQRVCLILFEDLLERTEVVMRYLAEFLGVCFDDILLTPTFNKNPLKETSNFGHGESKIRDIAPEDSGIIEEMTGEVYKKVLEQAAAISGA; this is encoded by the coding sequence GTGGCGAGAAGGTTGCTCGGCAACAGTGTAACGGATTCGATCATTGCCGAGGGCGGCAAGATTGGCCTGAGAAGAAGCTGCAAGCTCAGATGGCGCTTCTCGAGGCTGGACAGGGAGTTCAAGCACGGAGTCGGCTGGCTGGAGCGCTCTCTTCGTGCCTATCAGCAGCAGATATCGCCGCTTGCGGCACCGCTCGTGTTGATCTCCCAGCTAGAGTGCTCAGGAGGAGCACTTCTGACGCAGCTCCTGGACGGCCATCCCGAGTTGCACGTCCATCCAGGTGAATTGCAGATCGGCTATCCGGAAAGAGATACCTGGCCCAAGATTGACCTCGACAAGACTCCTCTTGAATGGTTCGAGATTCTGTTCGAAGACAGTGTTGTGGACTATTTTCGTGACGGTTTTGGGAAGTTGGAAAGCTGCCAGGATAGCTTCCTCTTTATCTTTCTGCCGCCTCTGCAGAGAGATCTTTTTGTGAAATACCTGCCGACATTGGACTCCATCACACTTCGTGATGTTTTCGACGCCTATATGACCTCCTACTTCGGCGCCTGGGTCAACAATCAGAATATGGTCGGTGAGAAAAGATTCATTACGGCTCTTGCCTCAGAGCTGGCTCACACTGATGAAAATATGGAGTCATATTTCGAAATTTATCCTGAAGGTCGGTTGATCTCGGTAATTCGGGAGCCACAAGATTGGTATTTTTCGGCCAGGGACTGCTGCCATGACAAATTTGCAGATCTCCGCCAAGCCCTGAGTCAATGGAACAAGAGTGCTGCGGCCGTGCTGAGAAATCGACAAAAATATGGCCAGAGGGTGTGCCTGATACTATTTGAAGACCTGCTCGAGCGCACCGAGGTCGTCATGAGGTATCTGGCAGAATTTCTGGGAGTCTGTTTTGACGATATTCTGTTGACGCCCACTTTTAACAAGAATCCTTTAAAAGAGACCAGTAATTTTGGACATGGAGAGTCCAAAATAAGGGATATCGCTCCAGAAGACTCTGGCATCATTGAAGAAATGACAGGAGAGGTGTATAAGAAAGTGCTCGAGCAGGCCGCTGCCATCTCCGGTGCTTAG
- a CDS encoding alcohol dehydrogenase catalytic domain-containing protein, which translates to MGQPETTVVIRTFNEEKFLPALLAALAKQAYRDYETIVVDSGSLDKTCDIARREADKLLHVQSHDFTFGYSLNVGIRNSSGKFIAIVSAHTLPVDEHWLGRLVEPLRDPSTAMVYGRQMGGRSSKFSEIQDMRRTFGPRPRIMRPPRFFANNANSAIRRDLWLEHPFDESLLGLEDIEWAKYWMERNYQVVYEPEAALYHIHEENWRQVRRRYYREAVAARWIGIKGSKHAVATPLQEATRLVFDWGRFLCSADDRRAGSLRFWQMVGETTRFRANKSIGTIKGLLDGGIMENPNAREEILFDRTCRAVVIHGAGEARLEEIDIPRVKPGDVLIRVAYEAVCATDIEVYEGTLGYYRQGTAKYPIIPGHEFSGRVVDIGPNVNHLKVGHAVVVECIQSCGTCEACQRENWIACNQRVELGVIGRNGGYAEYVAVPGKYVHALPAEFDLLKACLCEPLAVALKGLKRLRRTWRERKAPKKCAVVGAGSLGHLCARVLQLWGHQVTVIDRNPKRLDYLRGSGIEVAENLSGLADFENLVEVTGNPEALDVLLHDSPAGAKILLLGLPYARRQYTFENIVAYDKMIVGSVGSAAKHFDLAIELLPQIDTSCFTEKILPLSDYAQAWQLARSQKYLKVILEIS; encoded by the coding sequence ATGGGTCAGCCAGAAACAACTGTAGTTATCCGCACATTCAATGAAGAGAAGTTCTTGCCGGCTCTGCTGGCGGCGTTGGCCAAGCAGGCTTACAGGGATTATGAGACCATTGTCGTCGATTCAGGATCGCTGGACAAAACTTGCGATATCGCTCGCAGGGAGGCAGACAAGCTGCTTCACGTGCAGAGCCATGATTTTACTTTCGGCTATTCGTTGAACGTGGGTATTCGCAACAGTTCTGGGAAGTTCATCGCCATTGTCTCGGCCCATACCCTGCCAGTTGATGAACATTGGCTGGGCAGGTTGGTAGAGCCGCTGCGTGATCCCAGCACAGCCATGGTTTATGGCCGGCAGATGGGAGGGCGATCTTCCAAGTTCAGTGAAATCCAGGACATGCGGCGAACCTTTGGTCCCAGACCCAGGATTATGCGGCCGCCTCGTTTTTTTGCCAACAACGCCAATTCTGCCATCCGCAGAGACCTGTGGCTGGAACACCCATTTGACGAAAGTCTGTTGGGGTTGGAAGATATTGAATGGGCCAAATACTGGATGGAGCGCAACTACCAGGTTGTTTATGAACCAGAGGCCGCCCTTTACCATATACACGAGGAGAACTGGCGGCAGGTTCGCAGACGCTACTATCGCGAGGCAGTTGCTGCCCGCTGGATTGGCATCAAAGGGAGCAAGCATGCTGTGGCTACACCGCTCCAGGAAGCAACACGGCTCGTCTTTGACTGGGGACGCTTTCTATGTTCAGCTGACGACAGACGAGCAGGATCGCTGCGCTTCTGGCAGATGGTTGGCGAGACTACGCGCTTTCGGGCCAACAAGAGCATAGGCACCATAAAAGGGTTGCTGGATGGTGGTATTATGGAAAATCCAAATGCCAGGGAGGAGATACTTTTCGACCGTACCTGTAGAGCTGTGGTCATTCATGGCGCGGGCGAAGCCAGACTCGAGGAAATTGACATTCCCAGAGTCAAACCTGGAGATGTCCTGATTCGGGTTGCCTATGAGGCAGTCTGTGCTACTGACATCGAAGTCTATGAGGGAACCCTGGGGTATTACAGGCAAGGGACGGCAAAATATCCCATTATCCCTGGACATGAGTTCAGTGGCCGGGTGGTTGACATTGGGCCCAATGTCAACCACCTGAAGGTCGGTCATGCCGTTGTGGTGGAGTGCATTCAGAGCTGCGGCACCTGCGAGGCCTGTCAGCGAGAAAACTGGATCGCCTGCAACCAGAGGGTTGAGCTGGGCGTCATCGGCAGAAACGGCGGTTACGCAGAATATGTGGCCGTGCCCGGGAAATATGTCCATGCCCTGCCGGCAGAGTTCGATTTGTTGAAAGCCTGTCTTTGTGAGCCTCTGGCGGTTGCCCTGAAAGGCCTCAAGCGGCTGCGGCGAACCTGGCGGGAAAGAAAAGCGCCAAAGAAGTGTGCCGTGGTTGGCGCCGGCTCACTCGGCCACCTCTGTGCCCGAGTATTACAACTCTGGGGCCATCAGGTAACGGTGATAGACCGCAACCCGAAAAGATTGGACTACCTCAGAGGCTCTGGCATCGAAGTAGCAGAGAACCTCTCCGGTTTGGCTGATTTTGAAAATCTGGTGGAAGTGACAGGTAATCCAGAGGCGCTAGATGTCCTGCTGCACGACAGTCCTGCGGGTGCCAAGATTCTTCTGCTCGGTTTGCCTTATGCGCGCAGGCAGTATACATTTGAAAATATTGTGGCCTATGACAAGATGATTGTGGGCTCTGTCGGTAGTGCTGCCAAGCATTTCGACCTGGCTATCGAGCTCTTGCCGCAAATCGACACCAGTTGCTTTACCGAGAAAATATTGCCCCTCTCTGACTACGCCCAGGCCTGGCAACTGGCCAGGTCCCAAAAATATCTGAAAGTTATTCTGGAGATAAGCTAG
- a CDS encoding phosphoglycerate dehydrogenase, whose protein sequence is MTWRVLVSAPYFLPVMEDYRERLAGEGVELIGARVRERLSEEELLGVIGDIDGIICGDDKITERVLAAAPRLKVISKWGTGIDSIDAEAAARRGIPVYRTPNAFSEPVADTVLGYILTFARKLPWLDRDIRNGKWEKPSLLSLGECVLGVVGVGDCGKAVVRRAVSFGMRVLGNDIVELPDEFIAETGLEVVSLEELLATADFVSLNPDLNPTSYHLIGRAELEQMKPGAYLINTSRGPVVDEAALIEALRQRLIAGAALDVFEEEPLPADSPLRSLDNCLLAPHTANSSPRAWKRVHESTVRNLLAGLRQAALA, encoded by the coding sequence ATGACCTGGAGAGTTTTGGTGTCAGCGCCGTACTTTCTGCCCGTAATGGAAGATTACCGGGAGCGCCTTGCTGGAGAAGGCGTGGAACTCATTGGCGCTCGGGTGAGGGAGAGATTGAGCGAAGAGGAACTGCTGGGAGTTATTGGGGACATTGACGGAATCATCTGCGGCGACGACAAAATTACTGAACGTGTGTTGGCGGCTGCTCCACGCCTCAAAGTGATTTCCAAGTGGGGCACCGGCATCGACTCAATTGATGCTGAAGCCGCGGCCCGTCGGGGAATCCCGGTTTACCGAACCCCGAATGCCTTCTCCGAGCCGGTGGCTGATACAGTTCTCGGCTATATCCTGACATTCGCCCGCAAGCTGCCGTGGTTGGACCGGGACATCCGTAATGGCAAATGGGAGAAGCCGAGCCTGCTCTCTCTGGGAGAATGCGTCCTGGGCGTCGTGGGAGTGGGGGACTGCGGCAAAGCAGTTGTGCGGCGGGCGGTCAGTTTCGGCATGCGCGTCCTTGGCAACGATATCGTGGAACTGCCAGATGAATTCATAGCTGAGACCGGCCTAGAGGTGGTTTCCCTGGAAGAACTTCTGGCCACAGCTGATTTTGTCAGTCTCAACCCCGATCTCAACCCCACATCCTACCACCTGATTGGCAGAGCGGAACTGGAGCAGATGAAGCCGGGCGCTTATCTGATCAACACCTCTCGGGGGCCGGTGGTGGATGAAGCTGCTTTGATAGAAGCCTTGCGCCAGCGCCTTATTGCCGGTGCTGCCCTGGACGTGTTTGAAGAGGAGCCCCTGCCGGCGGACAGTCCACTGCGGAGCCTGGACAACTGCCTGCTGGCTCCGCACACTGCGAACAGCAGCCCGCGAGCCTGGAAGCGGGTGCATGAAAGTACGGTGCGAAACTTGCTCGCCGGACTGCGCCAGGCAGCGCTCGCCTGA
- the kdsB gene encoding 3-deoxy-manno-octulosonate cytidylyltransferase has translation MKIIAIIPARMGSSRFPGKPLAPILGLPMIEHVYRRTAMCDILDEVLVATCDQEIMAAVEAFGGKAVMTSASHQRASDRVAEAASKLSADIVVMVQGDEPMTYPEMIATSTAPLRSGDRRIACVNLAGRIQSEEEFVDPNTIKVVMDLEGFAVYMSREPIPSRHLQPFAQLPVYRQVCIIPFTTESLQEFSRLPPTPLEVAESIDMLRFIEHGRKVKMVETTYATHPVDTPEDLHLVEALLQEDPLTKKYIVQ, from the coding sequence ATGAAAATAATAGCTATAATACCAGCTCGCATGGGTTCGAGCCGCTTTCCGGGGAAACCCCTGGCTCCCATCCTGGGTCTGCCAATGATAGAGCATGTATACCGCCGTACTGCCATGTGCGACATACTGGACGAGGTTCTTGTGGCCACCTGTGATCAGGAGATTATGGCGGCTGTGGAGGCCTTCGGCGGCAAGGCTGTGATGACCTCAGCATCTCACCAGCGAGCCAGTGACCGGGTAGCTGAGGCGGCCAGCAAACTCAGCGCAGATATTGTTGTTATGGTGCAAGGCGACGAGCCCATGACCTATCCAGAGATGATTGCGACTTCTACGGCCCCTTTGCGCAGCGGCGACAGACGAATTGCCTGCGTCAATCTGGCAGGCCGCATTCAATCGGAAGAAGAGTTTGTCGATCCAAACACCATCAAGGTGGTTATGGATCTGGAGGGGTTTGCGGTGTACATGTCCCGGGAACCGATACCGAGCCGCCATCTGCAACCTTTCGCTCAGCTGCCTGTTTACAGACAGGTATGCATCATTCCCTTTACTACCGAATCCCTGCAGGAGTTCAGCCGGCTGCCGCCAACACCTCTGGAGGTGGCTGAGTCCATAGACATGCTGCGCTTTATCGAGCACGGCCGCAAAGTGAAGATGGTGGAAACTACCTACGCCACGCATCCCGTTGACACCCCTGAAGATCTGCATCTCGTAGAAGCATTGTTGCAAGAAGATCCATTGACCAAGAAATATATAGTACAATAA
- a CDS encoding cyclase family protein: MKGYELLKILDISLPVSPALPVWPGDSPVKVERYRSIATGDECNVSRLSCSVHSGTHVDAPSHFIDKAPAIDELPLEALIGPVLIVEVPQVDTRIEPEFLDSLSLPAGTERLLFKTRNSNLWRQAEHSFQTEYVALTQEAASWIVARGIRLVGIDYLSVQLFTDSKPLTHCILLQAGVVIIEGLNLRHVSPGAYQLVCLPLKLVGCDGAPARAVLIEG, translated from the coding sequence CTGAAGGGATATGAGCTCTTGAAAATTTTAGACATTTCGCTGCCGGTCAGCCCGGCACTGCCGGTGTGGCCAGGTGACTCGCCTGTCAAGGTGGAGCGCTATCGATCCATAGCAACAGGCGACGAATGCAACGTCTCCAGACTCTCGTGCAGTGTGCACTCGGGTACCCACGTTGATGCTCCCAGCCACTTTATCGACAAGGCTCCGGCGATTGACGAGCTGCCGCTGGAGGCACTCATTGGGCCGGTCCTTATTGTGGAAGTGCCGCAAGTGGACACCAGGATTGAACCAGAGTTTCTGGACAGCCTCTCCTTGCCCGCTGGCACCGAACGGCTGCTTTTCAAGACCCGCAATTCGAACTTGTGGCGCCAGGCGGAGCACAGCTTTCAGACTGAATACGTTGCCCTCACCCAGGAAGCTGCCAGCTGGATCGTAGCCAGAGGCATTCGCCTTGTAGGCATTGATTACTTGTCGGTGCAGCTTTTCACCGACTCCAAGCCATTGACCCACTGCATCCTGTTGCAGGCTGGCGTTGTTATCATCGAAGGGCTCAACCTGCGGCACGTCAGCCCAGGAGCCTACCAGCTCGTTTGCCTGCCGCTCAAGCTGGTGGGCTGCGACGGCGCCCCGGCCCGGGCAGTGCTTATTGAAGGATAG